In Oryza glaberrima chromosome 8, OglaRS2, whole genome shotgun sequence, the following are encoded in one genomic region:
- the LOC127783304 gene encoding uncharacterized protein LOC127783304, whose product MKSSMVLASVILLIMAATAHGLRLDMGLHAALNNEGMLNSKWQSTANRPIDTRRASNDRRGPGRSRTRPPKMSNPHDMDPRFSEDYSGPGGHSPNHHRTTPCGPC is encoded by the exons ATGAAGAGTTCCATGGTATTGGCTTCTGTCATCCTCCTGATCATGGCAGCAACAGCTCATG GACTTAGGCTGGACATGGGGTTGCATGCAGCTCTGAACAATGAG GGGATGCTGAACTCCAAATGGCAGTCAACTGCTAACCGTCCGATCGACACGCGTCGCGCATCCAACGACAGGCGTGGCCCAGGTAGAAGTAGAACGAGGCCTCCGAAGATGAGCAATCCCCATGACATGGATCCAAGGTTCAGTGAGGACTACTCCGGGCCCGGTGGTCATTCACCGAATCACCACCGAACAACTCCCTGCGGTCCATGCTAG